A DNA window from uncultured Methanoregula sp. contains the following coding sequences:
- the aroE gene encoding shikimate dehydrogenase, with amino-acid sequence MKRIVLTGFRGTGKSEIGKVLAERCHLPLLDTDMLIEQKTGRSIPDIFHEDGEERFRKIEREVIASLPAADAIISTGGGVVTDPDNMEHLRRDSTLVLLHADLETIGVRLARKPRPPLTNLPLQEEIAAMLDRRRQNYHAASDICIDTSNTTPSAAAEKILQIQKNGICGPKERKDALAFFRTGRIPAPNMAKLESLLSDTPADPLTRILGVAGYPCAHSRGPRLFNSLFELYRINCHYTWFENPDIGGIMRTAREIEAKGLSVTIPFKQDVIPLLDEIDEHAAQSIGAVNTVVFACGSAIGYNTDWLGIRKPLVSLKGAKAVLLGAGGGASAAAYALVDLDMDVTILNRTPANAKALAERAGCRWAAWDTFDDLHPDLVVNTTPLGMEPDVRSPLKPAQLKKEMTVFDLVYTPPITPLIEMARAAGCPTITGTEMFIEQAKEQFWLWFGIDVPRETIRKFIS; translated from the coding sequence TTGAAGCGGATCGTGCTCACCGGTTTCCGCGGCACCGGCAAGAGCGAGATAGGAAAGGTCCTTGCGGAACGCTGCCATCTTCCGCTTCTCGACACGGATATGCTCATCGAGCAGAAGACCGGCCGGTCCATTCCCGACATCTTCCACGAGGATGGCGAGGAGCGGTTCCGGAAGATCGAGCGGGAAGTCATAGCCTCGCTGCCCGCAGCGGACGCGATCATCAGCACGGGCGGGGGCGTTGTAACCGATCCCGACAACATGGAACACCTGCGCAGGGACAGCACGCTTGTCCTGCTCCATGCAGACCTGGAGACGATAGGCGTTCGGCTGGCCCGGAAACCCCGGCCCCCGCTCACGAACCTGCCCCTGCAGGAAGAGATTGCCGCAATGCTGGACCGGCGCCGGCAGAATTACCATGCAGCGTCGGACATCTGCATTGACACAAGCAATACCACCCCCTCTGCCGCAGCAGAGAAGATCCTGCAGATCCAAAAGAACGGCATCTGCGGGCCAAAAGAGCGAAAGGACGCCCTCGCGTTCTTCCGGACCGGGAGGATTCCCGCGCCCAACATGGCAAAACTCGAATCCCTCCTCTCCGACACGCCGGCAGATCCCCTGACCCGGATCCTCGGTGTCGCCGGCTACCCGTGCGCCCACAGCCGGGGCCCCCGGCTCTTCAACAGCCTCTTTGAGCTCTATCGCATCAACTGCCACTACACCTGGTTCGAGAACCCGGATATAGGCGGGATCATGAGAACTGCCCGGGAGATCGAGGCAAAAGGGCTCTCGGTCACCATCCCGTTCAAGCAGGATGTCATCCCGCTCCTGGACGAGATCGATGAACACGCAGCGCAATCCATCGGGGCCGTGAACACGGTGGTCTTTGCCTGCGGCTCGGCAATAGGCTACAACACCGACTGGCTCGGGATCCGGAAACCGCTCGTCTCCCTCAAGGGCGCAAAAGCCGTACTGCTCGGGGCCGGTGGTGGTGCCTCGGCAGCTGCCTATGCCCTTGTGGATCTCGACATGGACGTGACGATCCTCAACCGGACACCGGCAAATGCAAAAGCTCTTGCAGAGCGGGCCGGCTGCCGGTGGGCTGCCTGGGACACGTTCGATGACCTGCACCCGGATCTCGTGGTGAACACAACCCCGCTCGGGATGGAGCCCGATGTCAGGAGCCCGCTGAAGCCGGCCCAGCTCAAAAAAGAGATGACCGTCTTCGATCTCGTGTACACGCCGCCTATCACCCCGCTGATCGAGATGGCCCGGGCTGCCGGCTGCCCGACCATCACGGGAACGGAGATGTTCATCGAGCAGGCAAAAGAGCAGTTCTGGCTCTGGTTCGGGATCGATGTCCCGCGGGAAACCATCAGGAAGTTTATCTCATGA
- the aroA gene encoding 3-phosphoshikimate 1-carboxyvinyltransferase, translating into MNVTPEKTENVDLVFAAPPSKSYTHRAIIAGALAEGKSTIFRPLEAEDTKLTAGALRSLGIILEEQNRRLVITGCSGAIPDRKPTTLDLDNSGTSLRLLTSLALLCHHPVVLTGSARMQERPIGPLAEALPALGGTVGFLKDPGFPPIRVSGKLRGGNVTIDGSMSSQFISSILMAAPYAQDEVEIVIPKPPASASYLDITLDVMRTFGAAVTREGYERFVVSPTGRYKARRYTVEGDYSSASYFFAIAAVCGGRVRVKNLTEHSVQGDRRFLDALAAMGCRITYAKDFITVERSGELSGITFNMATSPDTVQTLCMVAAMAQSPTTITGISHLKFKESDRINGTADRLRSLGGKVDVGDDSLTIRPAPLHGGTIDPANDHRTAMSFAVLGLANGGITITDKECVNKSFPGFWDAVKEVIF; encoded by the coding sequence ATGAACGTTACTCCGGAAAAAACCGAGAACGTGGACCTGGTCTTCGCAGCCCCGCCCTCCAAGAGCTACACGCACCGGGCCATAATCGCCGGGGCCCTTGCCGAAGGAAAGTCCACCATCTTCCGCCCGCTGGAGGCCGAGGATACCAAGCTTACCGCAGGTGCCCTCCGGTCCCTCGGGATAATTCTCGAGGAGCAGAACCGGCGCCTGGTCATCACCGGCTGCAGCGGGGCGATCCCGGACCGGAAGCCCACGACCCTGGATCTCGACAACTCCGGTACCAGCCTCCGGCTCCTCACCTCGCTTGCCCTTCTCTGCCACCACCCGGTGGTCCTGACCGGCAGCGCCCGGATGCAGGAGCGTCCCATCGGGCCGCTTGCCGAAGCGCTTCCCGCGCTTGGCGGCACGGTCGGGTTCCTTAAAGATCCCGGCTTTCCGCCCATCCGCGTGAGCGGGAAACTCCGGGGAGGAAATGTCACGATCGACGGGTCCATGAGCAGCCAGTTCATCTCCTCGATCCTGATGGCTGCGCCCTATGCCCAGGACGAGGTCGAGATCGTGATCCCAAAACCCCCGGCCTCGGCCTCGTACCTCGACATAACCCTCGATGTCATGAGAACCTTCGGGGCAGCCGTGACCCGGGAAGGCTATGAGCGGTTCGTGGTCAGCCCGACAGGCCGGTACAAGGCCCGGCGGTACACGGTCGAGGGGGATTACTCCTCGGCCTCGTACTTCTTTGCCATCGCGGCGGTCTGCGGGGGCCGGGTCCGGGTAAAGAACCTCACGGAGCACTCGGTCCAGGGCGACCGTCGGTTCCTCGATGCGCTCGCGGCAATGGGCTGCAGGATTACGTACGCGAAGGATTTCATCACGGTCGAGCGATCGGGCGAACTCTCCGGCATCACGTTCAACATGGCCACCTCGCCCGACACGGTCCAGACCCTCTGCATGGTGGCAGCAATGGCACAAAGCCCGACAACGATAACCGGTATCAGTCATTTAAAGTTCAAGGAGAGCGACCGTATCAATGGTACCGCGGATCGCCTGCGATCGCTGGGCGGGAAGGTCGATGTGGGTGACGACAGCCTCACCATCCGGCCGGCACCCCTCCATGGCGGCACCATCGATCCGGCAAACGACCACCGCACCGCCATGAGTTTTGCCGTGCTCGGTCTCGCGAACGGGGGAATAACCATCACCGACAAGGAATGCGTGAACAAATCCTTCCCGGGATTCTGGGATGCAGTAAAAGAGGTCATATTTTGA
- a CDS encoding prephenate dehydratase domain-containing protein: MNLITLGPEGTFSHQLALRVAEKTGETVRLVPTIHAILAAVAKGEGDGIAPMENSEAGSVGETLDGLTRYPLVITAEMYMPIHHNLASPEPLHRIRVIYAHPQTHEQCSECIEKWGVPVIHTSSNASSALEARKTPHAAAILSDSAAAIYGMPIIVRNTENNKNNTTRFVRISTIPARDQKPEKCSILIDPSTDRAGLLHDLLHVFAERNVNLTRIESRPSKRGIGNYVFFLDYAWSERTAEALAELRKITEIKELGCYRKFEVNE, translated from the coding sequence ATGAACCTGATAACGCTCGGGCCCGAAGGCACCTTCTCGCACCAGCTTGCGCTCAGGGTAGCGGAGAAGACGGGCGAGACTGTCCGGCTCGTTCCCACCATCCACGCGATCCTTGCCGCGGTTGCAAAAGGCGAGGGGGACGGGATCGCCCCGATGGAGAACTCCGAGGCGGGCAGCGTGGGCGAGACCCTGGACGGGCTGACCCGGTATCCGCTCGTGATAACGGCCGAGATGTACATGCCCATCCACCACAACCTGGCCTCGCCCGAACCGCTCCACCGGATCCGGGTCATCTATGCCCACCCCCAGACCCACGAGCAGTGCAGCGAATGCATCGAGAAGTGGGGGGTTCCGGTCATCCACACGAGCAGCAATGCATCGAGCGCTCTCGAGGCCCGGAAGACCCCGCATGCCGCAGCCATCCTCTCGGATTCCGCGGCAGCCATCTACGGGATGCCGATCATTGTCAGGAACACCGAGAACAACAAGAACAATACCACCCGGTTTGTCCGGATCTCGACCATCCCGGCCCGGGACCAGAAGCCGGAGAAGTGCAGCATTTTGATCGACCCGAGCACCGACCGGGCCGGCCTGCTCCACGATCTCCTCCATGTCTTTGCAGAGCGGAATGTCAACCTGACCCGGATCGAGTCTCGGCCGTCAAAGCGGGGGATCGGGAACTATGTCTTCTTCCTCGATTATGCCTGGTCGGAGAGGACTGCCGAGGCCCTTGCCGAACTCCGGAAGATAACGGAGATCAAAGAGCTGGGCTGTTACCGGAAATTCGAGGTGAACGAATGA